The DNA region GCGTGCTCGGCGTCGTCGGCAACCAGGCTCCCGACGACGGAAAGACCCGGGTGGCGCCTCTGGAGCTCCGCCCGCGCCTTGTGCACGATCCGCCTGGCCCAGTAGTTCTGATCCATCTCGGCAGGGACGTGGGCCGGCTCCGGCAGCAGCAGAGGCCACGCGTGCAGCAGGCGCAGCGTGAGCTTGCGCCGCTCGGCCTCGTCGGCGGCCCAACGGGCTGCGGCAAGGCTCTCGGGTGAGCCGTCGAGGCCCACGGTGACGACTGACTCCATGGCGACTGTCTCCGTCTCGTAAGTCGTAAGGCCTCGTGAAGGCCGGAATGACGGCAAGGGGGTCCGCCTCCCCGGCCTGCTGTCGTCCCTGTGCCCTTCTCCGGGATCCGCGCCGACGCGCCGATCCCGGCTTCTTCTCATTCGAGGAGTACCGCACATCTCCTGGTGCCGCATGCCGACCCTGATGCGGCTGAAACGCATCCCCACGCCCCTGCGCCGGTTGGCCCACGAGGTGTGGGAGGCCGATAGTGGAGGGAGCCGGGCACCAGCCCTGGAGGGGCGACGCGACGCGACGGGGCCTCTTCCTGCGGAAGCACACATGAAGTCGAAGGCGCACACCGTGCCGCCCGGCCGGGCGGAGCCGTATGGCGCTCCGGGACCGCAGAGTCCGCCCGGTCTGCCCGCCCAGGGCCGGAGGGGCCCACGGCAGGGGCCCGTCGGCCCATGTCCGCGAGCCGACTGCCCAGCGATGCCGGCACCCGGAGAACACAGAGGAGGCCACCGATGAGCGGTTCTCCGACTCGCATCACCGCGGCCCTGCCCGCCGAGTACCGTGCCCGTCTGATGGGGATCGGGCAGGAGGTCAATTTCCCCCAGGGGGTCCGTCTCTTCCGAGAAGGGGACCACGCGGACCGCTTCTGGATCCTGCGCTCAGGCACCGTCACGCTGGACATCCGCGTCCCCGGCAGCGCCCCGGTAGCCATAGAGAGTCTCGGGTCCGGCGAACTGGTCGGCTGGGCCTGGCTGTTCAAGCCCTACATCTGGCACCTCGGAGCAGAGGCGATGACGCCTGTCCGTACCCATGAGTTCGACGCGGCAACCATACGCATGATGATGGACGCGGATCCCGCCTTCGGTTCGGCCATCGGCCATTGGGTCGGGCAGGTCCTCGCCCACCGGTTGCAGGCCACCCGGATCCGTCTGCTCGATCTCTACGCCCCGCACGGCAGCGGCGGGTTCGTGTGAGTGCGCCGTCGTCCCAGCACCCAGGAGTCACGCCCGAGGAGCACCCCATGGCTGCGTCCCCGTACACCGTCAGCGACGTCATGACGCATACGGTTGTGGCCATCGGCCGCGAGGCGTCGTACAAGGAGATCGTCGAGCTGATGCACCAGTGGAGGGTGAGCGCCGTGCCGGTCCTGGAAGGCGAGGGCCGCGTCGTCGGGGTCGTCTCCGAGGCGGACCTGCTGCCGAAGGAGGAGTTCCGGCAGGACGACCCGAAGCGGCCCGCCCAGCTGGAGGAGGCGGCCAAGGCCGACGCCGTGCTGGCCGGGGAGCTGATGTCGAGTCCGGCCGTCACCGTCCACCCCGATGCCACGCTCGCCGAGGCCGCCCGGATCATGGCGCGCAAGCGCGTGAAACGACTGCCCGTCGTGAACGATCTCGGCATGCTGGAGGGCGTCGTGAGCCGCAGCGACCTCTTGAAGGTGTTCCTGCGCCCGGACGAGGAGATCGACGAGGAGATCCGGTCCGCTGTCGTCGCCGAACTGTCTCCCCCGGACCGGGTGGAATTCACTGTGCTGAACGGTGTCGTCACCGTTCGGGGACCTCTCCGGGACCGTTCGCTGGTGCCACTTCTGGCCCGGGCCATTCGCGCGGTCGAAGGCGTCGTGGACGTACGCATGGAACTCGACTGAAGCAGCGACCCCCACTTCGGCTGAACGCCCTTCGGCTGAACGCCGAAGCACCTCGTCGGTGTCCTGGAGTCGTCGCGGCGGGTCATCCGGGCACGAGCACGGCGGCGCCGTTGACCCGGTCGGCCGCCAGGTCACGCAGAGCCCGGTCGGCGCTGCTCAGCGGATACGGGCTGATGGTGACCCGTATGCCGATCCGCGCGGCCGTGTTCAGGAAGTCGCGGCCGTCCTGCCGGGTGTTGGAGGTGACGCTGCGCAGATTCCGCTCCTCGAAGAGGTGGCGCCGGTAATTGAGCACGGGGATGTCGGTGAGGTGGATGCCCGCGACGGCGAGCGTTCCCGAACGGTCCAGTGCCTCCAGTGCCACGGGCACCAGATCGCCCACCGGTGCGAACAGGATCGCCGAATCCAGTGGTTCGGGCGGGCGGTCGTAGGCGTCGCCCACGGAGGAGGCACCGAGGTCGACGGCGAGCTCACGGGCGCGTGCCGAACGGGTCAGCACGTGCACGGTTGCTCCTTCGGCCAGGGCGACCTGCGCCGCCAGATGGGCCGAGGCCCCGAAGCCGTAGATCCCGAGCCGCCCGTCGGGTGGCAGGGCGCTACGGCGCAGAGCGCGGTAGCCGATGATCCCGGCACACAGCAGCGGCGCCAGCAGCGCGGCGTCCTGGTCGTCCGGGAGCGGGTAGGCGTAGTCCGCCGGTACGAGGGTGGCATCGGCGAAACCGCCGTCCGCGTCCCAGCCGGTGTAGAGGGAGGCCGGACAGAGATTCTCGCGACCGGCCCGGCAGTAGCGGCAGTGCCCGCAGGTGCTGCGCAGCCACGCCCCACCGGCTCGGTCACCGACCCGGAAACGCGTGACGGATTCACCGACGGCGGTCACGCGGCCGACGATCTCATGGCCGGGAACGGTCGACGCCCGGTGCGGGCGCAGGTCCCCCTCGGCAAGGTGCAGGTCCGTGCGGCAGACGCCACACGCCTCCACCCGCAGCAGCAGCTCACCGGGCCCCGGCGGGGGCACAGCACGCTGCACGGACACCAGCGGACCGTCCGCGATCGGACCGGGACTCCGAACAGCCCACCCGGTCAGCACGTTCGGAGCCGACGCGCGCGCCATGCTCCCAGCCTGGCGCCGGCCGACAGCTCCGGCAAACGCTCGCCGCAGGAACGGCGGGCGGCATGCGCTCACCGCCGTACGCGCGGCATCCCCAGGCCGATCCACGAGATGATTTCCCGCTGGATCTCGTTGTTGCCGCCGCCGAAGGTGAAGATGACGGCGGAGCGGTATCCGCGTTCGAGTTCGCCGTGCAGCACGGCGCCCGCCGACCCTTCCTTGAGCGGTCCCGCCGAGCCGACGATCTCCATCAGCCAGGCGTAGGCGTCGCGGCGTGCCTCGGAGCCGTAGACCTTCACGGCGGAGGCGTCCTGCGGGGTGAGGGTCGCGTTCTGTACCGCGGACACCATCTGCCAGTTCAGGAGTTTCATGGCGTCGAGCCTGGTGTGGGTGCGGGCCAGCAGGGCGCGGACCCAGCCGAGGTCGATCACGCGGCGCCCGTCGGCGAGCCGGGTGTCCGCCGCCCAGCGCTGGACGTTGTGGAGGGCGCGGATCGCCATGGTGCCGTGGGCGGCGAGGGTGACGCGTTCGTGGTTGAGCTGGTTGGTGATGAGCCGCCAGCCCTGGTTCTCGTCGCCGACGCGGCGCGAGACGGGGACGCGGATGTTCTCGTAGTAGCTGGCGGTGGTGTCGTGCGAGGCGAGGGTGTTGATCAGGGTGCAGGAGTAGCCGGGATCCGTGGTCGGGACGAGCAGCATGGTGATGCCCTTGTGCGGCGCCGCGTCCGGGTCGGTGCGGACGGCGAGCCAGACCCAGTCCGCGGTGTCGCCGTTGGTCGTCCAGATCTTCTGCCCGTTGACGACATACTCGTCGCCGTCGCGCACGGCCCGGGTCTTGAGGGCTGCGAGGTCGGTGCCCGCGTCGGGTTCGCTGTATCCGATCGCGAAGTCGATCTCGCCGGCGAGGATCTTCGGCAGGAAGTACGCCTTCTGCTCGTCGGTGCCGTACCGCATGATCGTCGGGCCCACGGTGTTGAGGGCCATCAGCGGCAGCGGGACGCCCGCCTGCGCGGCCTCGTCGAAGAAGATGAACTGTTCCATCGGGGACAGTCCGCGTCCGCCGTACTCCACCGGCCAGCCGACCCCGAGCCAGCCGTCGGTGCCGAGGCGGCGGATCGTCTCCCGGTAGAAGGTCTTCTGGGCCGCGGGGGCGGCGTAACGCGCGTATGCGTCGTCGGGGACCAGTGCGGCGAAGTAGGTGCGCAGCTCGGCGCGCAACTGCTGCTGTTCAGGCGTGTATTCGAGGTGCACGGCCCCTCCGGGAGTCTCGCGGTCGCGTCGTCCGTGTGCGGCGGCACACAGTAGAACGTGTTGCAAGAATCCGGAAGGGCCGGGGCGGTTCCGGCGGGGTCAGCGCTTGACGGCTCGCAGGACGACGAACTTCGGGTCGCCTGCGACCGTGACGCAGTTGCCGAAGATACGGCGGAGCCGGGTGTGGTAGCCGAGGTGCCGGTTGCCGACGACCCACAGTTCGCCACCGGGCCGCAGTGCGTCGCGGGCCCCGTGGAACATGGTGCGGGCCGTCGCGTCGGTGGTGGCCTGGTGGGAATGGAACGGCGGGTTGTTGAGCACCAGGTCCACACTGGCGGCCGGCAGTTCCGCCAGCCCGTCGCCGACGACGAACTCGGCCTTGGCGTCCGGGCCGGCGTTGGCCCGGAAGGTCTCCTCGGCGGAGGCGACCGCCTGGTACGACTCGTCGATGAAGGTGACCGTCGCCTCGGAATTGGCGAGCGCCGCGGACAGCCCGACGACGCCGTTTCCGCAGCCGAGGTCGACGACCCGGTCGGGGCCGCTGCGCACGGGGAGGTGGCCGAGGAAGAACCGGGTGCCGATGTCGAGGCGCTCGGCGCAGAAGATCCCGGCGTGGTTGGTGACGGTCCGGCCGGAGACCGGCCCGAGCCCTTCGGGCAGGTCGTAGCGGTACGGCCAGGGGCTGGGGGTACGGGCCGTTCCCGGGCCCGGGGTGCAGAAGATCAGCCGGGCCTTCTTGACCGCGAGGGATGTGCGGGTAGGACCGATGATCCGCTCGAAGAGCTTGAGGGTGGAGGTGTGGATCTCCTTGACCATCCCGGTGCCGATGACGACGGTGCCGGGGTGGACGGCCGGCGCGAGCCGGTGCAGCTGGTCCTCCAGGAGTGCGAGGCTCTTCGGGACACGTACCAGCAGGACGTCGATACGGTCCGGCGGCGCGTCCCTGGCCGACAGCAGGCGTACCGCGTCCGCGTCCACGCCATTGCGGTCCAGGTTCGCCAGGGTCGCGCGCTGCGCCAGGTAGGAGTCGGTGATCTGTACGGGCCGGTGCCCGGCCAGTACGGTGCTCAGCGCGCCCCAGCGGTCGCCCACCACGACCACGGCGCCCGACAGATCGACCGGATCCGCGCCGTCGGCCCCTTCCAGCCGCCGCAGCAGATACTCGTCGGCAGCGTCCCAGGCGCGGAACGGGTCGCGCGGGTCCTCGGGGTAGCGGGCGAGATCGAACCCGGCCCCTGACGTCGTCAAACGGTTCATTGTGCACCCAGGCTAGCCGAGCCGCGGGGAGCGCCCACACACTCCCCGCGCGCCGGCCACCGGGCCGCTGCGCCCCGCTACGGCAGCACCTTCTCGATCGCCGACCGGCCCTCCCGGGCGAGCCTGCGCTCCGCCCACTCAAGATTCTTCGGAGTCAGGTCCCGCCCGGAGGCGAGCACCAAGTCCTCCGCCGACGAATTGTCGCTGCCGCCGGTGTGCAAGAGGCTGTCGGGAGTCACTCCCCGAGATGCGGATACGGATTCGGGCTCGTCGCTCATGCCGCCTCCTCGTCCTTTCGGTCATTCTCGCCCCGCGCCCGGCCCACCGCATCCGAGGCCCCCGCGATCCGCTCCGGACGTCACGATCAAGCCATCACTTGACCTGCACATGATAGGTACACGGTGTTCACACCACGGTCACGGTGCGTGTGGAAGGCTCCCGCCTACCACGTACCACACGACCGCCGCGGCGCCGCCCCCCACCTGGTGACGGTGTCGTGGCGCACGCATTTTCGGAGAGGACACCCCACATGTCCCGTCGTCACCTTCGTTACCGGCGCCCGCTGCTGGCGACCCTTGCCGCCTTCGCGGTGCTCGGCGGCACCGCCGCCGCCGCACCGGCCGCCACACCCGAGGCCACGCCCACCACCGCGACCCCGCTCCGGGCACTCGACGACACGTACTACCAGGACGCGCTCGGCAAGACCGGCACCCAGCTGAAGAGCGCACTGCACGAGATCATCAGCGACCAGACCAAGCTCTCCTACAGCCAGGTCTGGACCGCCCTCAAGGACACCGACGAGGACCCCTCCAACAGCTCGAACGTGATCGAGCTCTACACCGGCCGCTCCCTGTCCAAGAACTCCAACGGCGGCTCGGTCGGGGACTGGAACCGCGAGCACGTCTGGGCCAAGTCCCACGGCGACTTCGGCACCGCCACCGGCCCCGGCACCGACATCCACCACCTGCGCCCGGAGGATGTCACCGTCAACTCGATCCGCGGCAACAAGGACTTCGACAACGGCGGCAGCTCGGTCAGCGGCGCACCGGGCAACTACACCGACAGCGACTCCTTCGAGCCGCGCGACGCGGTCAAGGGCGATGTGGCCCGCATGATCCTCTACATGGCGGTGCGCTACGAGGGCGACGACTCCTTCGCCGACCTGGAACCCAACGAAAGCGTGTCCAACGGCTCCGCCCCGAACATCGGCCGGCTGTCGGTACTGAAGGCGTGGAGCCAGGAGGACCCGCCGGACACCTTCGAGAAGCGGCGCAACGACGTCATATTCGACCAGTACCAGCACAACCGGAACCCGTTCATCGATCACCCCGAGTGGGTCGAGTCCATCTGGTAGACCCGACCGCCCCGGACAACCGGCGGACAACCGCCGGACCGGTTGCCGTCCCCGTCACGTCGCCGGCCCACCCGGCGACGTGACGGTGCGGGCCGGCGGCACTCAGTCGGCCGTGCCGCTGGTGCACCAGGCCACGGCCTCCTCACGGGTGGCGAAGCACCGCAGGGCCGTCGGCCCGTCCTGCCGTCCGGGGCCAGGCGGGGTGAGCCGGCGCGCCGGGTCGGCGACGGCGGTGCGCACCCCGTCCGCCGCGATCCGGCCGAGCCCGCTGCGCAGCATCGCCCGGGCCACCCTGTCGATGCCGGTCACCTGCCGCAGGTCCAGCACGACCGGCCCCGCCTCCCCAGGGCGCGACTCGTCCAGCGCGTACAGCACCCGCTCGGCCGCGGTGAAGTCGATGGCCCCCTGGGCGGCCACCACCGCGCCCCGTTCACGCGGGGCACGGTCCCGTGGCGCGGCCCCGGCGGCGGGCAGCTCGTCGGCGGTGGCGACGAGCGTGACGGTGGAGCCGGCCAATGCCGGATTGTGCATCAGATGCAGGCCGAGCCGCTCCGACAGGGCGCCGAGCGCGGCGCGCCCGCGTACCGAGGTGCCGGTCGGGTCCAGCCGCGGGCTGTACGTCGCCAGGCCGAACCTCGCGGGACCGGCGGCGATCAGCCCGCCGGACACGCCGCTCTTCGCCGGCAGCCCGACGCGCAGCAGCCAGTCGCCCGAGGCGTCGTACATGCCGCAGGTCGCCATCACCGCCAGCACCTGCGCGGCTACCGGCTCCGGGACCACCGCCTCGCCGGTGAGCGGGTTCACGCCGCCGTGCGCGAGGGTGGCGGCCATCGCGGCCAGGTCGAGCGCGGTGACCCGTACCGCGCACTGCCTGAAGTACGTCTCGACCGCCGCGACCGGGTCGACGGGCAGCGGACCGGTGCTCCGGATCAGATAGGCGAGGGCGCGGTTGCGGTCGCCGGTGGCGGCCTCGGAGGCGTACACCTGCTCGTCCACGTCCAGCCGTCGGCCGGCGAACCGGCTCAGGCAGTCGAGGATGCGGTCGAACCTCGGGGCGTCGGGGGTGTCGGGGATCAGCGCGGTGGTGATGATGGCCCCCGCGTTGACCATGGCGTTGTCGGGCCGGCCGGTGTCCGGTTCCAGGCTGATGGCGTTGTACGCCTCCCCGCTGGGCTCGGCATTGACCCAGCGGCACACCTCGTCGAGCCCGAGGACGGACAGGGCGAGCGCGTAGACGAACGGTTTCGACACGGACTGCATGGTGAATGGGGCGTCGGCGTCACCCGCGCTGTAGCGGTGGCCGTCCATGCTGATCAGCGCCAGCCCGAACGCATCCGGCTCGGTCCGCGCCAATTGCGGGATGTAGTCGGCGAGTTGACCGTCCCGCAGTCCGGTGAACCGTGTGTGCAGTTCACGCAGGGCGTCGGTGACGGCCTCGGCGGCGGCGCTCACCGGACCTTCCACACGGTGAGCGTGGACATCGCTCGTACCTCCCTGGGCCCAGGACAAGAGCTCGCCCGCAGGACGAGAACTCGCTCATATTAGGAGTGAAAGGAATGAATCGACGGCAGGCATGCGGGCCCGGGGGGCCGCTGGGACACTGGAGAGGCCCCCGATCGAATCCCGGGCCGGGCCCCGGGCTGATCCCAGGGAGAGGAGTGACCGCACCATGCCACGCGGATCCAACGCCAAACGGGAACGGCAGTACGAACACATCAAGGAGAGCGCGCAGGAGCGCGGGGTCAGCGAGGAACGGGCCGAGGAGATCGCAGCCCGTACGGTCAACAAGGCACGCGCCCGCGCCGGGGAATCGAGGACGGCGAGCCGTACCTCCATCGAGGACATGTCGTCCTCGCGGCGCGGCGGTCTGCGCTCCCACAGCGGAGCGGAAGGGCCGACCCGCGACCAGCTCTACGAAGAGGCGAAGAGGAAGAACATCCACGGACGGTCGCACATGACGAAGGCCGAGCTGGCACGGGCGGTCGGCCGCTGAGCCGACGTCGTGGCAGCCGGGGCGGAGTCAGCCGTTCCAGGTCCAGTCGGCCACCTCGGGCAGGTCCGTGCCGTGTTCACGGATCCAGGCGTGATGGCGGGTGCGGACATCCGCCATCGCCTGGCGCACCGCCACTGCGCGGACGCCGAGGCCGGGCACCCGGTCGATGACGTCCATGACCAGCCGGTAGCGGTCCAGGTCGTTGCGGACCACCATGTCGAAGGGCGTTGTGGTGGTGCCCTCCTCCTTGTAGCCCCGCACATGCAGCTGCGCATGACCCGCGCGCCGGTAGGCGAGCCGGTGGATCAGCCACGGATAGCCGTGGTAGGCGAAGATCACGGGGGTGTTCCTGGTGAACACCGCGTCGTACTCGGAGTCCGGCATGCCGTGCGGGTGCTCCTCGCGGGGCAGCAGCCGTGCCATGTCGACCACGTTGACCACCCGTACCGCCAGTTCCGGCAGGTGCCTGCGCAACAGGTCGGCGGCGGCCAGTGTCTCCAGGGTGGGCACGTCGCCGGCGCAGGCCAGCACCACGTCGGGTTCGCGGCTGCCGTCCTCCGTACCCGCCCATTCCCACACGCCCGCGCCGCGGGCGCAGTGCGCGCGGGCCTGGTCGAGGGTGAGCCAGTCGAAGGACGGCTGCTTGCCGGCCACGATCACATTGACGTAGTCGCGGCTGCGCAGCGCGTGGTCGGCGACGGAGAGCAGGGTGTTGGCGTCCGGTGGCAGGTAGACCCGTACGACCTCGGGGCTCTTGTTGAGGATGTGGTCGACGAAGCCCGGGTCCTGGTGGGAGAACCCGTTGTGGTCCTGGCGCCAGACGTGCGAGGTGAGCAGGTAGTTGAGCGAGGCGATGGGACGGCGCCAGGCCAGCCGGCGGGCGGTCCTGAGCCATTTGATGTGCTGGTTGACCATCGAGTCGACGATGTGGGCGAACGCCTCGTAGCAGGAGAAGAGACCGTGCCGGCCGGTGAGGAGATATCCCTCCAGCCAGCCCTGGCACAGATGCTCGGAGAGCACCTCCATGACGCGTCCGTCGCGGGCGAGGTGCTCGTCGGTCGGCAGCGTCCGTTCCTGCCATGCCTTGGCGGTGGCGCCGTAGAGGGCGTCGAGCCGGTTCGAGGCGGTTTCGTCGGGGCCCACGACGCGGAAGTCGCGGCGTTCGGCGGTGGCGGCCATGACGGCCTCCAGCAGACCGCCGAGCACCCGGGTCGGCTCGTGCAGCACGGTGCCGGGCTTGTCGACCTCGACGGCGTGGTCGTCCAGCGGCGGGATCGGCAGCTCACGCAGGAGCAGACCGCCGTTGGCGTACGGGGTCGAGCCGAGCCGGGCGTCGCCCTCGGGCACACAGGCGAGCACCTGGGGGCCGGGCCGCCCCGACGCGTCGAAGAGCTCCTCGGGCCGGTAGGAGCGCATCCACGCCTCCAGCTGCCGCAGATGATCCTCGCTGTCCCGGACCCCGGGCAGCGGGACCTGATGGGCGCGCCAGGTGCCCTCGACGGGCACCCCGTCGACCTCGACCGGGCCGGTCCAGCCCTTGGGGGTGCGCAGCACGATCATCGGCCAGTGCGGGCGGTCGGTGTCGCCGCCGGTGCGGGCGGCGGCCTGGAGTTCCCGGATCCGGTCGACGGCGCGGTCCATCGCGGCGGCCATCGCCCGGTGGACGCTGATCGGGTCGT from Streptomyces sp. NBC_01591 includes:
- a CDS encoding plasmid stabilization protein; the protein is MPRGSNAKRERQYEHIKESAQERGVSEERAEEIAARTVNKARARAGESRTASRTSIEDMSSSRRGGLRSHSGAEGPTRDQLYEEAKRKNIHGRSHMTKAELARAVGR
- a CDS encoding endonuclease I family protein; the protein is MSRRHLRYRRPLLATLAAFAVLGGTAAAAPAATPEATPTTATPLRALDDTYYQDALGKTGTQLKSALHEIISDQTKLSYSQVWTALKDTDEDPSNSSNVIELYTGRSLSKNSNGGSVGDWNREHVWAKSHGDFGTATGPGTDIHHLRPEDVTVNSIRGNKDFDNGGSSVSGAPGNYTDSDSFEPRDAVKGDVARMILYMAVRYEGDDSFADLEPNESVSNGSAPNIGRLSVLKAWSQEDPPDTFEKRRNDVIFDQYQHNRNPFIDHPEWVESIW
- a CDS encoding CBS domain-containing protein — its product is MAASPYTVSDVMTHTVVAIGREASYKEIVELMHQWRVSAVPVLEGEGRVVGVVSEADLLPKEEFRQDDPKRPAQLEEAAKADAVLAGELMSSPAVTVHPDATLAEAARIMARKRVKRLPVVNDLGMLEGVVSRSDLLKVFLRPDEEIDEEIRSAVVAELSPPDRVEFTVLNGVVTVRGPLRDRSLVPLLARAIRAVEGVVDVRMELD
- a CDS encoding acyl-CoA dehydrogenase family protein; this encodes MHLEYTPEQQQLRAELRTYFAALVPDDAYARYAAPAAQKTFYRETIRRLGTDGWLGVGWPVEYGGRGLSPMEQFIFFDEAAQAGVPLPLMALNTVGPTIMRYGTDEQKAYFLPKILAGEIDFAIGYSEPDAGTDLAALKTRAVRDGDEYVVNGQKIWTTNGDTADWVWLAVRTDPDAAPHKGITMLLVPTTDPGYSCTLINTLASHDTTASYYENIRVPVSRRVGDENQGWRLITNQLNHERVTLAAHGTMAIRALHNVQRWAADTRLADGRRVIDLGWVRALLARTHTRLDAMKLLNWQMVSAVQNATLTPQDASAVKVYGSEARRDAYAWLMEIVGSAGPLKEGSAGAVLHGELERGYRSAVIFTFGGGNNEIQREIISWIGLGMPRVRR
- a CDS encoding methyltransferase, giving the protein MNRLTTSGAGFDLARYPEDPRDPFRAWDAADEYLLRRLEGADGADPVDLSGAVVVVGDRWGALSTVLAGHRPVQITDSYLAQRATLANLDRNGVDADAVRLLSARDAPPDRIDVLLVRVPKSLALLEDQLHRLAPAVHPGTVVIGTGMVKEIHTSTLKLFERIIGPTRTSLAVKKARLIFCTPGPGTARTPSPWPYRYDLPEGLGPVSGRTVTNHAGIFCAERLDIGTRFFLGHLPVRSGPDRVVDLGCGNGVVGLSAALANSEATVTFIDESYQAVASAEETFRANAGPDAKAEFVVGDGLAELPAASVDLVLNNPPFHSHQATTDATARTMFHGARDALRPGGELWVVGNRHLGYHTRLRRIFGNCVTVAGDPKFVVLRAVKR
- a CDS encoding zinc-dependent alcohol dehydrogenase family protein → MTGWAVRSPGPIADGPLVSVQRAVPPPGPGELLLRVEACGVCRTDLHLAEGDLRPHRASTVPGHEIVGRVTAVGESVTRFRVGDRAGGAWLRSTCGHCRYCRAGRENLCPASLYTGWDADGGFADATLVPADYAYPLPDDQDAALLAPLLCAGIIGYRALRRSALPPDGRLGIYGFGASAHLAAQVALAEGATVHVLTRSARARELAVDLGASSVGDAYDRPPEPLDSAILFAPVGDLVPVALEALDRSGTLAVAGIHLTDIPVLNYRRHLFEERNLRSVTSNTRQDGRDFLNTAARIGIRVTISPYPLSSADRALRDLAADRVNGAAVLVPG
- a CDS encoding phosphoketolase family protein — encoded protein: MSNAPGPTAPSGPTAPSGPSGPSGPSDEEIAALDAHWRAANYLAVGQIYLMDNPLLTRPLVREDIKPRLLGHWGTSPGLNLVHTHLNRVIKSRGVQGLCVWGPGHGGPAVLANSWLEGSYSETYPDVGRDADGMGLLFKQFSFPGGVPSHVAPETPGSIHEGGELGYALTHAYGAALDHPDLLVTCVIGDGEAETGPLAASWHSNKFLDPVHDGAVLPVLHLNGYKIANPTVLARLPETELDALLRGYGHDPLYVGGDDPISVHRAMAAAMDRAVDRIRELQAAARTGGDTDRPHWPMIVLRTPKGWTGPVEVDGVPVEGTWRAHQVPLPGVRDSEDHLRQLEAWMRSYRPEELFDASGRPGPQVLACVPEGDARLGSTPYANGGLLLRELPIPPLDDHAVEVDKPGTVLHEPTRVLGGLLEAVMAATAERRDFRVVGPDETASNRLDALYGATAKAWQERTLPTDEHLARDGRVMEVLSEHLCQGWLEGYLLTGRHGLFSCYEAFAHIVDSMVNQHIKWLRTARRLAWRRPIASLNYLLTSHVWRQDHNGFSHQDPGFVDHILNKSPEVVRVYLPPDANTLLSVADHALRSRDYVNVIVAGKQPSFDWLTLDQARAHCARGAGVWEWAGTEDGSREPDVVLACAGDVPTLETLAAADLLRRHLPELAVRVVNVVDMARLLPREEHPHGMPDSEYDAVFTRNTPVIFAYHGYPWLIHRLAYRRAGHAQLHVRGYKEEGTTTTPFDMVVRNDLDRYRLVMDVIDRVPGLGVRAVAVRQAMADVRTRHHAWIREHGTDLPEVADWTWNG
- the glsA gene encoding glutaminase A translates to MEGPVSAAAEAVTDALRELHTRFTGLRDGQLADYIPQLARTEPDAFGLALISMDGHRYSAGDADAPFTMQSVSKPFVYALALSVLGLDEVCRWVNAEPSGEAYNAISLEPDTGRPDNAMVNAGAIITTALIPDTPDAPRFDRILDCLSRFAGRRLDVDEQVYASEAATGDRNRALAYLIRSTGPLPVDPVAAVETYFRQCAVRVTALDLAAMAATLAHGGVNPLTGEAVVPEPVAAQVLAVMATCGMYDASGDWLLRVGLPAKSGVSGGLIAAGPARFGLATYSPRLDPTGTSVRGRAALGALSERLGLHLMHNPALAGSTVTLVATADELPAAGAAPRDRAPRERGAVVAAQGAIDFTAAERVLYALDESRPGEAGPVVLDLRQVTGIDRVARAMLRSGLGRIAADGVRTAVADPARRLTPPGPGRQDGPTALRCFATREEAVAWCTSGTAD
- a CDS encoding cyclic nucleotide-binding domain-containing protein; its protein translation is MSGSPTRITAALPAEYRARLMGIGQEVNFPQGVRLFREGDHADRFWILRSGTVTLDIRVPGSAPVAIESLGSGELVGWAWLFKPYIWHLGAEAMTPVRTHEFDAATIRMMMDADPAFGSAIGHWVGQVLAHRLQATRIRLLDLYAPHGSGGFV